The proteins below are encoded in one region of Vanessa tameamea isolate UH-Manoa-2023 chromosome Z, ilVanTame1 primary haplotype, whole genome shotgun sequence:
- the LOC113404095 gene encoding uncharacterized protein LOC113404095, with amino-acid sequence MVEIPDKRHRSSSSLAGILEGVRSEKKLDVRASIPEVDDQFALAEARCDSLQEKIDLVKGLKRKKKLKKRSMTTITEPVSTMTNIPLITFRSRPKKKVSQQPENLRRLETTVKANPTTKTTRGYVDPAVIEQQQMLNRVHANRLPHQQQHRPSKVKSNRGAENMAQSRMLLRRPPADGDSEQESVPPELCGEDESSDDKSFNEQNTFYSQKRDNHSRPQSKQSKGKRHNIVKPPGSQTGTKVSESERGQVVELFKNNEARSPRQLNINIAKEMNRIKDNAVLYKQEAPIGQMENVPPTYLKKPKGNKNVKYRNRHYELPTVSSKMKRVVLHCYNDNLAHAAIPFVVSKSSAPSHNVGVNLQQILNGLRVQQPISKIPLTIAHHMGLRHVPTTGTKSAMTSPTLQSSEMNVIKLGQRLLHLPSFKTMSYCRLLSLYRAGNSLVSRFLCANGRPHYFYTSMCDLTTNPDEIASAQSKRRSRSQGEKKNLMEYVALFREYEQVEKRLNENYDPDLEKHKDSLENKLTEREKYIRKIVRDTGYDMNVEDFRATIANEDYQHLKFDLMSTQTQQ; translated from the exons ATGGTCGAAATTCCAGACAAGCGTCACAGGAGCTCCAGTAGTCTTGCTGGGATTCTGGAAGGCGTACGTtctgaaaaaaaattagatgttcggg cttcaATTCCGGAAGTTGATGATCAATTCGCTTTAGCGGAAGCACGATGTGATAGTTTGCAAGAGAAAATTGATTTAGTAAAAGGTCTAAAACgaaaaaagaaattgaaaaagAGAAG tatgaCCACAATAACCGAACCAGTTTCAACAATGACAAATATACCGCTGATTACGTTTCGAAGTCGGCCGAAAAAAA aagTATCGCAGCAGCCGGAGAATCTTCGACGGCTCGAGACAACTGTCAAGGCAAACCCTACCACAAAAACGACACGTGGGTATGTTGATCCTGCTGTGATCGAGCAGCAGCAGATGTTGAACAGAGTTCATGCGAACAGGCTGCCTCATCAACAGCAGCATAGACCGTCAAAG gTAAAGTCGAATCGTGGCGCAGAAAATATGGCCCAATCGCGGATGCTTTTACGTCGACCTCCAGCTGACGGCGACA GTGAGCAAGAAAGTGTGCCCCCAGAATTATGCGGCGAAGATGAATCGTCCGATGATAAATCATTCAACGaacaaaatacgttttattcACA aaAAAGGGATAACCACAGTCGACCTCAATCCAAGCAATCGAAGGGAAAACGACACAATATTGTAAAACCTCCTGGATCACAAACAG GTACAAAGGTAAGTGAATCGGAACGGGGGCAAGTTGTGGAGCTGTTTAAGAATAACGAAGCGCGTAGTCCGCGACAGCTGAACATAAATATTGCAAAGGAGATGAACAGAATAAAAG acAATGCTGTCTTATATAAGCAGGAAGCGCCGATTGGCCAAATGGAAAACGTACCACCAACATATTTGAAGAAACCAAAG GGTAATAAAAACGTAAAGTACCGCAACCGTCACTACGAGTTGCCCACCGTGTCATCAAAAATGAAGCGAGTCGTCCTCCACTGCTACAATGATAATTTGGCCCACGCCGCCATACCGTTCGTCGTCAGCAAGAGTTCCGCTCCTTCCCACAACGTCGGCGTTAATCTTCAGCAG ATTTTAAACGGGCTCAGAGTACAGCAGCCGATATCGAAAATACCACTTACCATCGCGCACCATATGG GCCTACGTCACGTTCCCACGACTGGAACTAAAAGCGCTATGACG TCTCCGACGTTACAAAGCAGTGAAATGAATGTTATCAAGTTAGGACAGAGGTTACTTCATCTGCCATCGTTTAAAACCATGTCCTACTGTCGGTTATTGTCGCTCTACCGCGCGGGGAACAGCCTCGTGTCCAGATTCCTATGTGCCAACGGACGGCCACATTACTTCTACACGTCTATGTGCGA TCTAACGACGAATCCAGATGAAATCGCGTCAGCACAGTCGAAAAGACGAAGCAGGAGTCAAGGGGAGAAAAAGAACCTAATGGAATACGTGGCCCTGTTCAGGGAGTACGAGCAGGTCGAGAAGCGTCTTAACGAGAACTACGATCCAGATCTTGAAAAACATAAGGATAGCCTGGAAAATAAACTTACAGaacgtgaaaaatatattcggaAG ATCGTTCGAGATACGGGGTACGATATGAATGTGGAAGATTTCAGGGCTACTATTGCGAACGAGGATTATCAACATTTAAAGTTTGATTTAATGTCAACACAAACTCAACAATAA
- the LOC113404114 gene encoding cdc42 homolog: protein MQTIKCVVVGDGAVGKTCLLISYTTNKFPSEYVPTVFDNYAVTVMIGGEPYTLGLFDTAGQEDYDRLRPLSYPQTDVFLVCFSVVSPSSFENVKEKWVPEITHHQQKTPFLLVGTQIDLRDDPATMEKLAKIKQKPVSLEQGEKLAKELKAVKYVECSALTQKGLKNVFDEAILAALEPPEPVKRRKCVLL from the exons ATGCAAACAATAAAATGTGTCGTGGTGGGAGATGGTGCTGTGGGTAAAACCTGCTTGCTGATCAGTTATACCACAAACAAGTTTCCTTCTGAATATGTACCAACAGTTTTTGACAACTATGCTGTGACTGTTATGATAGGAGGTGAACCTTACACCTTGGGGCTCTTTGATACTGCAG gTCAGGAAGATTATGATAGATTGAGACCTCTAAGTTATCCACAGACGGATGTTTTCCTTGTTTGCTTCAGTGTGGTCAGTCCAAGTTCGTTTGAAAATGTTAAGGAAAAG TGGGTACCAGAAATAACTCATCATCAGCAGAAAACACCTTTTCTCCTGGTGGGAACTCAAATAGATTTACGAGATGATCCAGCCACCATGGAAAAACtagctaaaataaaacaaaagcctGTTTCACTTGAGCAGGGGGAGAAACTTGCTAAGGAGTTGAAAGCTGTTAAATATGTTGAATGCTCAGCTCTTACTcag AAAGGGCTAAAGAATGTGTTTGATGAAGCAATTCTAGCTGCTCTGGAGCCTCCGGAGCCCGTAAAGAGGAGGAAATGTGTTCTGTTGTAA
- the LOC113404106 gene encoding peroxiredoxin-6 → MVLLGDVFPNFTANTTEGEIDFHDWLGESWGILFSHPSDFTPVCTTELSKVITLLPEFKKRNVKTIGLSCDSVSSHMAWCKDIKSYAGCLEDEKFPYPIIEDKDRNIAMKLGMLDKDELDTAGMPLTARAVFIVDSNKKFRLSLLYPATTGRNFDEILRVIDSLQLTDKAKVATPANWKMGDDCMVLPTVPEDQIGKMFPQGITVVPLPSGKNYLRKTPCPKI, encoded by the exons ATGGTCCTTCTTGGAGATGTTTTTCCCAATTTTACTGCCAATACTACAGAAGGCGAAATAGATTTTCACGATTGGCTTGGTGAAtc ATGGGGTATTTTGTTTTCACATCCATCGGACTTCACACCTGTGTGTACAACGGAGCTCTCAAAAGTTATAACATTGCTGCCTGAATTTAAAAAACGCAATGTCAAAACAATAGGTTTGTCCTGTGATTCGGTGTCTTCCCACATGGCCTGGTGCAAAGACATAAAAAGTTATGCTG GATGCCTTGAAGATGAGAAATTCCCTTACCCTATAATTGAAGACAAAGACAGGAATATTGCTATGAAACTAGGCATGCTAGACAAAGATGAACTGGATACAGCTGGCATGCCTCTAACTGCAAGGGCTGTATTTATTGTAGACTCGAACAAGAAATTTCGACTGTCTCTGTTATATCCTGCTACAACTGGCAGAAATTTTGA TGAGATCCTGAGAGTGATAGATTCCTTGCAGCTAACCGATAAAGCAAAAGTAGCAACTCCTGCGAATTGGAAg ATGGGTGATGATTGCATGGTTCTACCTACTGTTCCTGAAGACCAAATAGGCAAGATGTTCCCGCAGGGTATCACAGTGGTTCCTTTACCTTCCGGCAAGAATTATCTTAGGAAGACTCCGTgcccaaaaatttaa